In Nitrospira sp., a genomic segment contains:
- the hisH gene encoding imidazole glycerol phosphate synthase subunit HisH yields the protein MIAIIDYGMGNLRSVSKAFEAVGHQAMVTRDAATIQNASHVVLPGVGAFGDCMANLQQYGLIESIKDAIQSGKPFLGICLGFQLLFTESEEFGKHEGLDIFPGKVCAFPKDQSLKVPHMGWNQVQIQRPCPLFEGIADGAHWYFVHSFFVDPGDKQVTATTTTYGIPFTSSIWKDNVVACQFHPEKSQSSGLRLMKNFGNRK from the coding sequence ATGATTGCTATTATTGACTACGGGATGGGAAACCTCCGTAGTGTCTCCAAGGCCTTTGAGGCCGTGGGACACCAGGCGATGGTCACGCGCGATGCAGCGACCATTCAAAATGCCAGTCATGTGGTTCTGCCGGGCGTTGGAGCATTCGGTGATTGCATGGCGAATCTGCAGCAGTACGGATTGATCGAGTCCATTAAGGACGCGATTCAGTCGGGAAAACCGTTCTTGGGGATTTGCCTGGGCTTTCAACTGCTGTTTACGGAAAGTGAAGAGTTCGGCAAGCATGAAGGGCTCGATATCTTTCCCGGGAAAGTTTGCGCTTTCCCAAAGGATCAGTCGTTGAAGGTTCCGCACATGGGATGGAACCAGGTCCAAATCCAACGGCCTTGCCCGCTGTTCGAGGGCATCGCCGATGGAGCCCATTGGTATTTCGTTCATTCTTTTTTCGTGGATCCAGGTGACAAGCAGGTGACGGCCACGACGACGACGTATGGCATTCCCTTCACGTCGAGCATCTGGAAAGACAATGTGGTGGCGTGCCAGTTTCATCCGGAAAAAAGCCAGAGCTCAGGTTTGCGATTGATGAAGAATTTCGGTAACCGGAAATGA
- a CDS encoding nucleotidyltransferase domain-containing protein: protein MNDKALIEFAQQAIPNFIALYRFGSQAKGRARPESDVDLAVLARDPIPALRRFELAQELATQLHRDVDLVDLRSASTVMRMQVISTGVCLYKVSDQLQGEFEDLVYSAYARLNEERRGILNDVRTRGSVYAG from the coding sequence ATGAATGACAAAGCGTTAATTGAGTTCGCTCAACAAGCGATCCCCAACTTCATTGCTCTGTATCGGTTCGGTTCGCAAGCGAAGGGAAGGGCACGTCCGGAGAGCGACGTGGATCTCGCGGTGCTCGCGCGTGATCCCATTCCTGCCCTACGGCGATTTGAACTCGCTCAGGAGCTGGCCACGCAGCTGCACCGGGATGTGGACCTCGTGGATCTTCGCAGCGCCTCAACCGTGATGCGCATGCAGGTCATCTCGACCGGAGTGTGCCTTTACAAGGTGAGCGATCAGTTACAAGGAGAGTTCGAAGATCTGGTCTATTCGGCCTATGCCCGGCTGAACGAAGAGCGGCGAGGAATTCTCAACGATGTCAGGACGCGGGGATCTGTGTATGCCGGATGA
- a CDS encoding DUF86 domain-containing protein: MPDDVVINKVASLERCVERIRAVYGGTESNLYEDLTTQDSILLNLQRACEVSIDLAMHVVRKRKLGIPQDSRDAFDLLQTHALLDEPLATAMKRMVGFRNVAIHEYDKLNLDIVKSIITTKLDDVLTFGKQLLRSEA, encoded by the coding sequence ATGCCGGATGACGTGGTCATCAATAAGGTCGCCAGTCTGGAACGCTGCGTCGAGAGAATCCGCGCGGTCTACGGCGGCACAGAGTCCAACCTTTATGAAGACCTTACAACGCAAGATTCTATCCTGCTCAATCTCCAACGAGCCTGTGAAGTTTCGATCGACCTCGCCATGCATGTCGTAAGGAAGCGCAAGTTGGGCATCCCGCAGGACAGCCGAGATGCGTTCGACCTCTTGCAGACTCACGCCCTACTTGATGAACCATTAGCCACGGCAATGAAACGCATGGTGGGATTCCGTAATGTTGCGATTCACGAGTACGACAAGTTGAACCTCGATATCGTCAAATCCATCATTACTACCAAACTCGATGACGTGTTAACGTTCGGCAAACAACTACTCCGGTCGGAAGCCTAA